From Methylobacterium radiodurans, a single genomic window includes:
- a CDS encoding MFS transporter — protein sequence MASKVEGKVEGSGATPERVPMGEVVDTDISGRLDRLPWGRFHILVIVALGITWVLDGLEVTLAGALVGALRNPPMSFSEFDVGLAASSYLVGAVTGAVGFGWLTDRIGRKKLFFITLALYLVATAATGLSWDVYSFCVFRFLTGAGIGGEYTAINSTIQELVPAKARGWTNLVINGSFWIGAALGSFMSIVLLRPEVIDPAWGWRVAFFTGGAIGLVILFLRRWIPESPRWLVTHGYAAEADRVVAGIEKRFTDAGITLPPPDPKKHTRLRTRHHTPLSEVAHAMFVTSRKQTLVGLCLMIGQAFFYNALFFTYALVLERFYGVPGGHVGWYLLPFALGSFLGPVLLGRLFDTIGRRPMIAFTYGISAVLLAIAGYLFKIELLGPVGQTAAWMVVFFFASAAASSAYLTVAETFPLEIRALAIAAFYALGTGIGGVSGPLLFGTLVETGSRDAVFGGYLLGAALMLVASVVGGVWGTAAEGRSLEDVSKPLASA from the coding sequence ATGGCGAGCAAGGTCGAGGGCAAGGTCGAGGGTTCTGGCGCCACGCCGGAGCGGGTGCCGATGGGCGAGGTCGTCGACACCGACATCTCGGGCCGGCTCGACCGGCTGCCCTGGGGCCGCTTCCACATCCTCGTCATCGTGGCGCTCGGCATCACCTGGGTGCTGGACGGGCTGGAGGTGACGCTGGCCGGCGCCCTCGTCGGCGCCCTGCGCAACCCTCCGATGTCCTTCTCGGAGTTCGACGTGGGGCTGGCGGCGAGCTCCTACCTCGTCGGCGCGGTGACGGGGGCCGTCGGCTTCGGCTGGCTCACCGACCGGATCGGGCGCAAGAAGCTGTTCTTCATCACGCTGGCCCTCTACCTCGTCGCCACCGCGGCGACCGGCCTGTCCTGGGACGTCTACAGCTTCTGCGTCTTCCGCTTCCTCACGGGGGCCGGCATCGGCGGCGAGTACACGGCGATCAACTCGACCATCCAGGAACTCGTGCCGGCCAAGGCCCGGGGCTGGACCAACCTCGTCATCAACGGCTCGTTCTGGATCGGGGCGGCGCTCGGCTCCTTCATGTCGATCGTGCTGCTCAGGCCCGAGGTGATCGACCCGGCCTGGGGCTGGCGCGTCGCCTTCTTCACGGGCGGGGCCATCGGCCTCGTGATCCTGTTCCTGCGCCGCTGGATCCCCGAGAGCCCGCGCTGGCTGGTCACCCACGGCTACGCGGCGGAGGCCGACCGGGTGGTGGCCGGCATCGAGAAGCGCTTCACCGATGCGGGCATCACCCTGCCGCCCCCGGATCCGAAGAAGCATACGCGGCTGCGCACCCGCCACCACACCCCGCTCTCCGAGGTGGCGCACGCCATGTTCGTGACGAGCCGCAAGCAGACGCTGGTCGGCCTCTGCCTGATGATCGGGCAGGCCTTCTTCTACAACGCCCTGTTCTTCACCTACGCCCTGGTGCTGGAGCGCTTCTACGGGGTGCCGGGCGGCCATGTCGGCTGGTACCTGCTGCCCTTCGCGCTGGGCTCCTTCCTGGGGCCGGTCCTGCTCGGGCGCCTCTTCGACACGATCGGGCGGCGCCCGATGATCGCCTTCACGTACGGCATCTCTGCCGTGCTGCTGGCGATCGCCGGCTACCTGTTCAAGATCGAGCTGCTGGGGCCCGTCGGCCAGACCGCGGCCTGGATGGTGGTGTTCTTCTTCGCCTCCGCGGCGGCGAGCTCGGCCTACCTGACGGTGGCCGAGACCTTCCCGCTGGAGATCCGCGCGCTCGCCATCGCGGCCTTCTACGCGCTGGGCACGGGCATCGGCGGCGTCTCGGGGCCGCTCCTGTTCGGGACGCTGGTCGAGACCGGCTCGCGCGACGCGGTCTTCGGCGGCTACCTGCTCGGCGCCGCGCTGATGCTGGTGGCCTCGGTCGTCGGCGGGGTCTGGGGCACGGCGGCCGAGGGACGCTCGCTGGAGGACGTCTCGAAGCCGCTGGCCTCGGCCTGA
- a CDS encoding M20 aminoacylase family protein, giving the protein MPAIDRIQAFSDAITAWRHDLHAHPELLYDVERTAGFVADKLTAFGCDEVVTGIGRTGVVGVIRGRGGRSNRAIGLRADMDALPIQEVRDLAYRSTVPGKMHACGHDGHTAMLLGAARYLAETRDFDGRAVLIFQPAEEGGGGGEAMVEDGLMERFGIEAVYGMHNIPGLPLGQFAIRPGPIMASTDRFTITIEGRGGHAALPHAAVDSVVVASHVVLALQSIVSRNVDPLQSAVVSVCALEAGEAFNVLPQRVTLRGTMRALSAEVRALIKAQIVALTEGVASAFGAAGSVDFGASYPVTENDPAEAAFVADVAAGLVGEERVERNVAPMMAAEDFSYMLERRPGAYLFLGNGDSAPLHHPHYDFNDAAAPLGASLWARLVETGLPLGR; this is encoded by the coding sequence ATGCCCGCCATCGACCGGATCCAGGCCTTCTCCGACGCCATCACCGCGTGGCGGCACGACCTGCACGCGCATCCCGAACTGCTCTACGACGTGGAGCGCACGGCCGGCTTCGTGGCCGACAAGCTGACCGCCTTCGGCTGCGACGAGGTCGTCACCGGCATCGGCCGCACCGGCGTGGTCGGGGTGATCCGGGGCCGGGGCGGGCGCTCGAACCGGGCGATCGGCCTGCGCGCCGACATGGACGCGCTGCCGATCCAGGAGGTGCGCGACTTAGCGTACCGCTCGACCGTGCCGGGCAAGATGCACGCCTGCGGGCATGACGGGCACACCGCGATGCTGCTCGGCGCCGCCCGATACCTCGCCGAGACCCGCGATTTCGACGGGCGGGCGGTTCTGATCTTCCAGCCCGCCGAGGAGGGCGGGGGCGGGGGCGAGGCGATGGTCGAGGACGGGCTGATGGAGCGCTTCGGCATCGAGGCGGTCTACGGCATGCACAACATCCCGGGTCTGCCGCTCGGCCAGTTCGCGATCCGCCCCGGGCCGATCATGGCCTCGACCGACCGCTTCACCATCACGATCGAGGGAAGGGGCGGCCACGCCGCGCTCCCGCACGCGGCGGTCGACAGCGTGGTGGTGGCGAGCCACGTGGTGCTCGCTCTGCAATCGATCGTCTCGCGCAACGTCGACCCGCTGCAATCGGCCGTGGTCTCGGTCTGCGCGCTGGAGGCCGGCGAGGCCTTCAACGTCCTGCCGCAGCGCGTGACGCTGCGGGGCACGATGCGTGCGCTCTCGGCGGAGGTGCGGGCGCTGATCAAGGCCCAGATCGTCGCCCTGACCGAGGGCGTCGCCAGCGCGTTCGGGGCCGCGGGCAGCGTCGATTTCGGCGCGAGCTATCCCGTCACCGAGAACGACCCGGCGGAAGCCGCCTTCGTGGCCGACGTCGCCGCGGGGCTCGTCGGCGAGGAACGGGTCGAGCGCAACGTCGCCCCGATGATGGCGGCGGAGGATTTCTCCTACATGCTGGAGCGGCGGCCCGGCGCCTACCTGTTCCTCGGCAACGGCGACAGCGCCCCGCTCCACCACCCGCACTACGATTTCAACGACGCGGCCGCCCCGCTCGGCGCCTCGCTCTGGGCCCGGCTGGTGGAGACGGGCCTGCCGCTGGGGCGGTGA
- a CDS encoding leucyl aminopeptidase family protein, translating to MGGTQDHTHDTTPGLLPAGTPGVPVTLVPAADWAAVEAGLEPAQRAFATATGFAPKAGRLALLPDAEGGLGRVLFGLGDPEAPAHDRLIAGKLPGLLPVGTYRMEGAPDPHAAALAWLMGSYGFRRYRSGGTETPRLVAPEDVDADEIDRVAAAVARGRDLVNTPANDLGPAEIEAAVRALAERHGARVGVTEGEDLARDFPLVHAVGAGSPRAPRLIDLTWGAETAPRVTLVGKGVAFDTGGLDIKPSAAMLLMKKDMGGAAAAIAAADMVMGAGLSVRLRLIVPAVENAVSGEAFRPGDVLRSRAGLTVEIGNTDAEGRLILADALALADAEEPDLLINFATLTGAARVALGPDLPALFTEDDALAEAIAAAGRAAIDPVWRLPLHAPYASLLDSKVADLNNVSGGPFAGAITAALFLRRFAPRTRAHAHFDLYGWNPSTKPGRPEGGEVQTARLVYALLKARYAAA from the coding sequence ATGGGCGGGACGCAGGACCACACGCACGACACCACGCCCGGCCTCCTGCCGGCCGGCACCCCGGGCGTTCCGGTGACCCTGGTCCCCGCCGCGGACTGGGCGGCGGTCGAGGCCGGTTTGGAACCGGCGCAGCGGGCCTTCGCGACGGCCACGGGCTTCGCCCCGAAGGCGGGACGCCTCGCCCTGTTGCCGGACGCGGAGGGCGGGCTCGGCCGCGTCCTGTTCGGCCTCGGTGACCCGGAGGCACCGGCCCACGACCGGCTGATCGCCGGCAAGCTGCCGGGCCTCCTGCCGGTCGGCACCTACCGGATGGAGGGCGCACCCGATCCGCACGCGGCGGCGCTCGCCTGGCTGATGGGCTCCTACGGCTTCCGCCGCTACCGTTCGGGTGGGACCGAGACGCCGCGCCTCGTGGCGCCCGAGGACGTGGATGCCGACGAGATCGACCGCGTCGCCGCGGCGGTCGCGCGCGGGCGCGATCTCGTCAACACGCCGGCCAACGATCTGGGGCCCGCCGAGATCGAGGCCGCCGTGCGCGCTCTGGCCGAGCGGCACGGGGCGCGGGTCGGCGTCACGGAGGGCGAGGATCTCGCCCGCGATTTCCCGCTGGTCCACGCGGTCGGGGCCGGCTCGCCGCGCGCGCCCCGGCTGATCGACCTGACCTGGGGGGCGGAGACGGCGCCGCGCGTGACGCTCGTCGGCAAGGGCGTGGCCTTCGACACCGGCGGGCTCGACATCAAGCCCTCGGCCGCGATGCTGCTGATGAAGAAGGACATGGGAGGCGCGGCAGCGGCCATCGCCGCCGCCGACATGGTGATGGGTGCTGGCCTCTCCGTGCGGCTGCGCCTCATCGTTCCGGCGGTCGAGAACGCGGTCTCGGGCGAGGCCTTCCGGCCGGGCGACGTGCTGCGCAGCCGCGCGGGGCTGACCGTCGAGATCGGCAACACCGACGCCGAGGGGCGCCTGATCCTCGCCGACGCGCTGGCGCTCGCCGACGCGGAGGAGCCCGATCTCCTCATCAACTTCGCGACGCTGACGGGCGCCGCCCGGGTGGCGCTCGGCCCCGACCTGCCGGCCCTCTTCACCGAGGACGACGCGCTGGCCGAGGCGATCGCGGCGGCGGGGCGCGCGGCGATCGACCCGGTCTGGCGTCTGCCCCTGCACGCGCCCTACGCCAGCTTGCTCGACTCGAAGGTGGCCGACCTCAACAACGTCTCGGGTGGACCCTTCGCGGGGGCGATCACCGCGGCGCTCTTCCTGCGCCGCTTCGCCCCGCGGACGCGGGCGCACGCGCATTTCGACCTCTACGGCTGGAACCCCTCGACCAAGCCCGGCCGGCCGGAGGGCGGCGAGGTGCAGACCGCGCGGCTGGTCTACGCCCTGCTGAAGGCGCGCTACGCGGCGGCGTAG
- the frc gene encoding formyl-CoA transferase: protein MSKALDGIKILDFTHVQSGPTCTQLLAWFGADVIKVERPGVGDATRGQLQDIPDVDSLYFTMLNHNKRSITLDSKNPKGKEVLWRLIKECDVLVENFAPGALARMGLTWEKIHEANPRMILASVKGFGPGRYEDCKVYENVAQCAGGSASTTGFRDGIPMVTGAQIGDSGTGLHLALGIVTALFHRTHSGLGQRVDCAMQDSVLNLCRVKLRDQQRLTHGPLREYSQFGEGIPFGDATPRAGNDSGGGQPGRILKCKGWEHDPNAYIYFITQAAVWDPICDIIGEPGWKTDPNYATPKARLPHLNEIFTRIEAWTMKHDKFEAMDILNKFDIPCGPILSMKEIAEDEALHRTGTIVEVDHPTRGKYLTVGNPIKLSASPAEVTRSPLLGEHTDEILRDVLGYSDAEIAEIEHSGAVGAVQKIAAE, encoded by the coding sequence ATGAGCAAGGCTCTGGACGGCATCAAGATCCTGGACTTCACGCACGTCCAGTCCGGTCCCACCTGTACGCAGCTCCTGGCGTGGTTCGGCGCCGACGTGATCAAGGTCGAGCGTCCGGGCGTCGGCGACGCCACCCGCGGCCAGCTCCAGGACATCCCGGACGTGGACAGCCTCTATTTCACGATGCTGAACCACAACAAGCGCTCGATCACGCTCGACTCCAAGAACCCGAAGGGCAAGGAGGTGCTCTGGCGCCTGATCAAGGAGTGCGACGTCCTCGTCGAGAACTTCGCCCCCGGCGCGCTGGCCCGCATGGGCCTGACCTGGGAGAAGATCCACGAGGCCAACCCGCGCATGATCCTGGCCTCCGTGAAGGGCTTCGGTCCCGGCCGCTACGAGGATTGCAAGGTCTACGAGAACGTCGCCCAGTGCGCGGGCGGCTCCGCCTCGACCACGGGTTTCCGCGACGGCATCCCGATGGTGACCGGCGCCCAGATCGGCGATTCCGGCACCGGCCTGCACCTCGCGCTCGGCATCGTCACGGCGCTGTTCCACCGCACCCACAGCGGCCTCGGCCAGCGGGTCGATTGCGCCATGCAGGACAGCGTGCTGAACCTCTGCCGGGTGAAGCTGCGCGACCAGCAGCGCCTCACGCACGGCCCCCTCCGCGAGTACAGCCAGTTCGGCGAGGGCATTCCCTTCGGCGACGCGACGCCGCGCGCGGGCAACGATTCCGGCGGCGGCCAGCCCGGCCGCATCCTCAAGTGCAAGGGCTGGGAGCACGATCCCAACGCCTACATCTACTTCATCACCCAGGCCGCGGTGTGGGACCCGATCTGCGACATCATCGGCGAGCCCGGCTGGAAGACCGACCCGAACTACGCCACGCCCAAGGCGCGCCTGCCGCATCTCAACGAGATCTTCACGCGCATCGAAGCCTGGACGATGAAGCACGACAAGTTCGAGGCGATGGACATCCTCAACAAGTTCGACATCCCCTGCGGGCCGATCCTGTCGATGAAGGAGATCGCCGAGGACGAGGCCCTGCACCGGACCGGCACCATCGTGGAGGTCGACCACCCGACCCGCGGCAAGTACCTGACCGTCGGAAACCCGATCAAGCTCTCGGCGAGCCCCGCCGAGGTGACGCGCTCGCCGCTGCTGGGCGAGCACACCGACGAGATCCTGCGCGACGTGCTCGGCTACTCGGATGCCGAGATCGCCGAGATCGAGCATTCGGGCGCCGTCGGCGCGGTGCAGAAGATCGCCGCCGAGTAA
- a CDS encoding TetR/AcrR family transcriptional regulator, whose amino-acid sequence MSVRDKQVRIRGTSRGGRRPPPGPNVEDKILDAAEQVFGNYGLRGATTALIAEGAGVSKPHLYYYFDNKEDLYRALLERAMNRWAADIDALDASGDLRTVLKDYIHRKIDFSRDHPSLSKIYATEIISGAPHIGSFIERVSTPQLLAKVAMVEEWAAAGKVRPISPADLFFCIWAMTQAYADFSDQMALMKRKERLEAADYDAAKTTIVQLVFGGLGLEPEA is encoded by the coding sequence ATGTCGGTGAGGGACAAGCAGGTGCGGATCCGCGGCACGTCGCGCGGCGGGCGGCGTCCGCCGCCGGGACCGAACGTCGAGGACAAGATCCTGGACGCGGCCGAGCAGGTCTTCGGCAATTACGGCCTGCGCGGCGCGACCACGGCGCTGATCGCCGAGGGAGCGGGCGTGTCCAAGCCGCACCTGTACTACTACTTCGACAACAAGGAGGACCTCTACCGCGCCCTCCTGGAGCGGGCGATGAACCGGTGGGCGGCCGACATCGACGCGCTCGACGCCTCGGGCGACCTGCGCACGGTGCTGAAGGACTATATCCACCGCAAGATCGACTTCTCGCGGGACCACCCTTCCCTGTCGAAGATCTATGCCACCGAAATCATCAGCGGTGCCCCGCATATCGGCAGCTTCATCGAGCGGGTCTCCACGCCGCAGCTGCTCGCGAAGGTGGCGATGGTCGAGGAATGGGCCGCCGCCGGCAAGGTCCGGCCGATCAGCCCGGCGGACCTGTTCTTCTGCATCTGGGCGATGACCCAGGCCTATGCCGATTTCTCGGACCAGATGGCGCTGATGAAGCGGAAGGAGCGCCTGGAGGCGGCGGATTACGATGCCGCCAAGACGACGATCGTGCAACTCGTCTTCGGCGGGCTCGGGCTGGAGCCAGAGGCCTGA
- a CDS encoding tetratricopeptide repeat protein, with protein sequence MNTALRLLAAALVALALGACQTRSPETTGSIGPSAARAPLGRAEVEGLGVRYRENPNDLGSAMRYAQALRATDQRTQAAAVLQQAALRNPRDQAVLGAYGKVLVEVGRFQEAQEVLQNAHTPSQPDWRILSAQGTAADQLGDHARAQGFYEAALKIRPEEPAILSNLGLSYALARRLDQAETVLRRAVQNPAADARVRANLAMVLGLKGRFAEADTLLRQDLPPAEAEASLASLRGLVSQPNRWKAIEAADRAAAKPAAKPAAALGAGTMADPRG encoded by the coding sequence ATGAACACGGCCCTGCGCCTCTTGGCAGCTGCGCTCGTCGCGCTCGCGCTCGGCGCCTGCCAGACCCGCTCGCCCGAGACCACCGGCTCCATCGGCCCGTCCGCCGCGCGCGCGCCCCTCGGCCGCGCCGAGGTCGAGGGGCTGGGCGTCCGCTACCGCGAGAACCCGAACGATCTCGGCAGCGCGATGCGCTACGCGCAGGCCCTGCGCGCCACGGACCAGCGGACGCAGGCCGCCGCGGTGCTGCAGCAGGCGGCCCTGCGCAACCCGCGCGACCAGGCGGTGCTCGGCGCCTACGGCAAGGTGCTGGTCGAGGTCGGGCGCTTCCAGGAGGCGCAGGAGGTCCTGCAGAACGCCCACACGCCCTCCCAGCCGGACTGGCGCATCCTGTCGGCACAGGGGACCGCCGCCGACCAGCTCGGCGACCACGCCCGCGCCCAGGGCTTCTACGAGGCGGCGCTGAAGATCCGGCCGGAGGAGCCCGCGATCCTGTCCAATCTCGGGCTGTCCTACGCGCTGGCCCGCCGGCTCGACCAAGCCGAGACGGTGCTGCGCCGCGCCGTCCAGAACCCGGCGGCGGATGCCCGCGTGCGGGCGAACCTCGCCATGGTGCTCGGCCTCAAGGGCCGGTTCGCCGAGGCCGACACGCTGTTGCGGCAGGACTTGCCCCCCGCCGAGGCCGAGGCCAGCCTCGCCTCCCTGCGGGGGCTGGTGTCCCAGCCGAACCGCTGGAAGGCGATCGAGGCCGCCGACCGCGCGGCTGCCAAGCCCGCCGCGAAACCCGCCGCCGCGCTCGGGGCCGGGACCATGGCCGACCCGAGGGGGTAG
- a CDS encoding methionyl-tRNA formyltransferase produces the protein MRVAFIGQQDFGKAVLEAFLDRGDTVAGVFCAPEKPGAKPDVLRTAAEERGLPVFQFPSLKSAEAEEAMRGLDADIGIMAYVLQFAPQDFVNIPRHGTIQYHPSLLPRYRGPSSINWPIARGDTETGLTIFRPTDGLDEGPVILQKTCAIGPDDTLGDVYFKQLFPQGVAAMLEAADLVVAGEHVEIAQDEDAASYEGWFRTRESAINWASHAEHVYAIIRASNPAPGAWTTLGGKTLQIFDAKLHPIRRFGDVRGKLGEVVAVGEDSFRVAAQGGQIEVFRVKPEGGRKVSAGEFAREGGLSLGTILGG, from the coding sequence ATGCGCGTCGCCTTCATCGGTCAGCAGGATTTCGGCAAGGCGGTGCTCGAGGCCTTCCTCGACCGCGGCGACACGGTGGCGGGTGTGTTCTGCGCCCCCGAGAAGCCGGGCGCCAAGCCCGACGTGCTGCGGACCGCTGCAGAGGAGCGCGGCCTGCCCGTCTTCCAGTTCCCAAGCCTGAAGAGCGCGGAGGCGGAAGAGGCGATGCGCGGGCTCGACGCCGATATCGGCATCATGGCCTACGTGCTGCAATTCGCGCCGCAGGACTTCGTCAACATCCCGCGGCACGGCACCATCCAGTACCACCCCTCCCTCCTGCCGCGCTATCGCGGGCCCTCCTCGATCAACTGGCCGATCGCCCGCGGCGACACCGAGACCGGGCTCACGATCTTCCGCCCGACCGACGGCCTCGACGAGGGGCCGGTGATCCTGCAGAAGACCTGCGCGATCGGGCCCGACGACACGCTGGGCGACGTCTACTTCAAGCAGCTCTTCCCGCAGGGCGTCGCCGCGATGCTGGAGGCCGCCGACCTCGTGGTGGCGGGCGAGCATGTCGAGATCGCGCAGGACGAGGACGCGGCGAGCTACGAGGGCTGGTTCCGCACCCGCGAATCCGCGATCAACTGGGCGAGCCACGCGGAGCACGTCTACGCCATCATCCGCGCCTCGAACCCGGCGCCCGGCGCCTGGACGACGCTCGGCGGCAAGACTCTGCAGATCTTCGACGCCAAGCTCCACCCGATCCGCCGCTTCGGCGACGTGCGGGGCAAGCTCGGCGAGGTGGTGGCGGTCGGCGAGGACTCGTTCCGCGTCGCCGCGCAGGGCGGACAGATCGAGGTGTTCCGGGTGAAGCCGGAGGGCGGCCGGAAGGTCTCGGCCGGGGAGTTCGCCCGCGAGGGCGGGTTGAGCTTGGGCACGATCCTCGGCGGGTAG
- a CDS encoding NCS1 family nucleobase:cation symporter-1, whose translation MSIHANELAPPGAAVPDVPGGTHAAVIIKPSYDPNLVNEDLAPLRKQTWGTYNIFAFWMSDVHSVGGYVTAGSLFSLGLVSWQVLIALLVGIVIVQVFCNLVAKPSQMSGTPYPVICRASFGVKGANIPAIIRGLIAVAWYGIQTYLASAAFMVVALRFYPELAPYADLKQYGFAGLSALGWTSFMFLWVVQALVFWRGMEAIRVFIDWAGPAVYVVMIALAGYLVWRAGLGNVGLTLGEVKYTGWAALPVMLNAIALVVSYFSGPMLNFGDFSRYGSSFAAVKRGNFWGLPVNFLGFSLLTVITASATVPVFGHLITDPVETVSRIDSTFAVVLGAFTFMVATIGINIVANFVSPAFDFSNVAPKRISWRMGGMIAAVGSIFITPWNLYNNPAVIHYTLDILGAFIGPLFGILIADFYLVKKERIVLDDLYTMSPTGTYWYENGYNRAAVTALIPSALVPALCVLIPGLGAVANFTWFIGCALGFVIYTALMRRQPALTAQPAE comes from the coding sequence ATGTCGATTCACGCAAACGAACTCGCGCCCCCCGGCGCGGCGGTACCGGACGTGCCGGGCGGCACGCATGCCGCGGTCATCATCAAGCCGAGCTACGACCCGAACCTCGTCAACGAGGATCTGGCGCCGCTGCGGAAGCAGACCTGGGGCACCTACAACATCTTCGCCTTCTGGATGTCGGACGTGCACAGCGTCGGCGGCTACGTCACCGCCGGAAGCCTGTTCTCGCTCGGCCTCGTGAGCTGGCAGGTGCTGATCGCGCTCCTCGTCGGCATCGTGATCGTGCAGGTCTTCTGCAACCTCGTGGCCAAGCCCAGCCAGATGTCGGGCACGCCCTACCCGGTGATCTGCCGCGCCTCCTTCGGGGTGAAGGGCGCCAACATCCCGGCGATCATCCGCGGCCTGATTGCGGTGGCGTGGTACGGCATCCAGACCTACCTGGCATCCGCCGCCTTCATGGTGGTGGCGCTCCGCTTCTATCCCGAGCTCGCTCCCTACGCCGATCTCAAGCAGTACGGCTTCGCCGGCCTCTCGGCGCTCGGCTGGACCTCGTTCATGTTCCTCTGGGTCGTGCAGGCGCTGGTGTTCTGGCGCGGCATGGAGGCGATCCGCGTGTTCATCGACTGGGCGGGTCCCGCGGTCTACGTCGTGATGATCGCGCTCGCCGGCTATCTCGTCTGGCGGGCCGGGCTCGGCAATGTCGGCCTCACCCTCGGCGAGGTGAAGTACACCGGCTGGGCGGCGCTGCCGGTGATGCTCAACGCAATCGCGCTGGTGGTCTCCTACTTCTCCGGCCCGATGCTGAACTTCGGCGACTTCTCGCGCTACGGCTCGAGCTTCGCGGCGGTGAAGCGGGGCAATTTCTGGGGCCTGCCGGTCAACTTCCTGGGCTTCTCGCTGCTGACCGTCATCACGGCGTCCGCCACCGTGCCGGTCTTCGGCCACCTGATCACCGATCCGGTCGAGACGGTGAGCCGCATCGACAGCACCTTCGCGGTGGTGCTCGGCGCCTTCACCTTCATGGTGGCGACGATCGGTATCAATATCGTGGCGAATTTCGTCTCGCCGGCCTTCGACTTCTCGAACGTCGCGCCGAAGCGGATCTCGTGGCGGATGGGCGGGATGATCGCGGCGGTGGGCTCGATCTTCATCACCCCGTGGAACCTCTACAACAACCCAGCGGTGATCCACTACACGCTCGATATCCTGGGCGCCTTCATCGGGCCGCTGTTCGGCATCCTGATCGCCGACTTCTACCTCGTGAAGAAGGAGCGGATCGTTCTGGACGACCTCTACACGATGAGCCCGACGGGCACCTACTGGTACGAGAACGGCTACAACCGGGCCGCGGTGACGGCGCTGATCCCCTCCGCGCTGGTGCCGGCGCTCTGCGTGCTGATCCCCGGCCTCGGGGCCGTGGCGAACTTCACGTGGTTCATCGGCTGCGCGCTCGGCTTCGTGATCTACACCGCCCTGATGCGCCGCCAGCCGGCGCTGACGGCCCAGCCGGCGGAGTAG